The Streptomyces sp. NBC_00306 sequence GACGACGGCGAGTCTCCCGGTGAGGTCGATGCCGGCCAGGACGTCGTCCGTGGTGCTGAGTGCTCCGAACCCCGATCCGATGCTGTGCTGTCGTGGGTCCATACTTTTCAGCCTACGCGCGGGGGCGCGAGCCCGCGCGTAGGCTGGATCGGCGCCCGGCCGGGCACACACCGCAGCCGCCGCGCCACCCTGTGTCGATGAATTGTCGACCCGCACGGTCGAGATGTCAGGATGAGGACTATGACGATCAAGGTGTACTTCGACATCAGCATCAATGACGCACCCGCCGGCCGGATCGAGTTCGATCTGTTCGACGACGTGGTGCCCAAGACCGCGGAGAACTTCCGCGCGCTCGCCACCGGCGAGAAGGGCTACGGCTACAAGGGCGCGCCCTTCCACCGGGTCATTCCTCAGTTCATGCTCCAGGGTGGCGACTTCACCGCGGGCAACGGCACGGGCGGCCGCAGCATCTACGGCGCGAAGTTCGAGGACGAGAACTTCCAGCTCAAGCACGACAGGCCGTTCCTGCTGTCGATGGCGAACTCGGGTCCGAACAGCAACGGCTCGCAGTTCTTCATCACGACGATCCCCACCCCGTGGCTGGACGGCAAGCACGTCGTGTTCGGCGAGGTCACGTCGGGCCAGGACCTCGTGACGAAGATCGAGAGCTACGGCTCGCAGAACGGGCGTACCTCCGCGAGCATCGCCATCACCGAGTCCGGGACGCTCTGACCCTTCGCCCGGCACAGGTCCAGGGCAGGGGGCGCGATGCCCCCTGCCCCCGGACCGGCACATGACACCCTCCTCACGGCCGGGCGCCGCGAGCGCCTGCGCCCTGCAACAGCCGTACCACGGAACGCTGTTGCACACGCCCGTCGATGCCGGCGGCGCAAGCCGTCTCCGCCGTACGGCAGCGGCAGCGGCAGCTCAGACCCACAGCCTGAGCAGTGCCGTCACCACGACCGCCGCGAGCAGTGAGACGACGAGCGGGACACGCAGCAGCCGCAGCCCGAGCGCGACACCGAGACCCGCGAGCAGCGTGAGATCCAGGTCGCGCCAGCCGGGGCCGACCGTCTCCACCAGCACGAATCCCGCCAGCAACGCGGGCGCGAGCAGCGCGATGACGGACCGCGCACGGTCGGGCAGTTCCCGGCCCCCCAGGACGACGGGGCCGACGGCCTTGAAGGCAAAGCTCACCAGGGCTGTCGCGGCTATGGCGATCCAGAGGGTGGTCATGGTCATCGCGCTGCGTCCTCCGTCTCGGCCGACTCCGTCTCGGCGGACCCGGTCTCGTCCGACCCGGTCTCGGCCTTGGCTTCCGCGCCCGCAGGCTCAGCCTCGCCTGGTGTGCCGGCCCTGCTCCCCGACGTCTTCCGCGGTACGAACAGGGCGATCAGAGCGGCCGACGCCGACCCGATCAAGGCGGGTCCTGTCGGCAGGAAGATCACCAGAACACCGGCGACGACGGCACCGAGCACGGCCGCGGCACGATTCGCGCGCTCCTTGCGCACCTCGTCGAGCAGGAGCGCGACGAAGAACGCCGGAGTGAGCACGTCCAGACCGAGCGTATGGAGGAGATCCGCGTCCGGCGCCAGCACGACACCCACGACGGTTCCGCCGATCCACGCCGGCCACTGGACCGCGGTCGCGCCGAGGAGCAGGTCACGGTCGAATCGGCCGCCGCCGCGGTGTGCGGCGACCCAGGAGCCGTCGACCACGGTCTGTCCCTCCAGCGATCGGCGCACCGGCCCGCCCCGCAGATCACCGGCCACGGCGATACCCATGGGCAGGAACCTGCTGTTGATCAGAGCCGCGGCGGCGACGGCCGTCACCACTCCGCCGCCCGCGCCCAGCGTCGCGAGCAGGGCGAACTGCGCCGAGCCCGAGAACACGATCACCGAGCACACGATCGGGGCGACCGTGCCCCAGTCCTGGGTCTGCGACAGGGCGCCGAAGCTCACGGCGAGCGCGAACGCCGCCATGGCGAGCCCTGATCCGACGGCCATGCCTTCCCTGAACCGTGCAGCGTTCATGCCTTCAGGCTAACACCCATGAGGCCCTTATGGTCGTTAGAGAGGTAGGCTGGTCCCGTGAATGAGGAAGGTCCTGCGACCACGGCCGACGTCGCGATGATCGGCGGACACCCGGTGCTCGATTTCGTCAACACCGTCGCCTGGCGCCATGACGATGCACGCCGAGCGGATCGCGTGAACGGTGCGGACGGATGGGCCCGTTGGGGTGTCGCGGCCGGGGTGCTCCGGTCCGGAGCAACCGCCGGGCAGGACGCGGACGAGCCGGCGCTGCTCGCCCTGGTCGAGCTGCGCGAGGCCCTGTGGGCCGTCCTCGACGCCCTGGTCGATGACCGGCCGCTGCCGCGGCCCGCATGGGATTCCGTACGCCGCGCCCTGGTCGAGGCCAGAGCGACGGCCGCACTGCCCCCCACCCTTCCGCTGCGCTGGCAGCCCGCCCCGCCCGGCCTCGCCGCACTCCGGGGCACGCTGGCCCTGCAAGCCGAGCAACTCCTGGCAAGCGACGACCTGCGCCGCATCCACCGCTGCGCGGGCCCCGGCTGCGGCTGGTTCTTCCTGGACCGCAGTCGCGCGGGCACACGCCGCTGGTGCAGCTCCGGCGACTGCGGGAACAGGGACCGCGCGCGCCGGCACTACGCCCGGAAGCACCCGTCGGCAGGCCCGCAGGGCAGCAAGGCGCCCTGAGACACGCGCCGACACGATCCCGCGGACCAACCAGCTTCTGCGCGATCTGTTCGACGCCGTCACCGGTGCCGCCGAAGTCCTCGGTGTCGACGCCGACTTCCGCACCCAGGCCCGGTCGGCGCGGGCCCGGCTCGCCGTGATGAAGGTCGGCGCGCACGGACAGCTCCAGGAGTGGCAACAGGACTGGGACGCCGGCGCCCCCGAGCGGCAGCACCGGCACATCTCTCATCTGTACGGGCTGCATCCGAGCAACCAGATCAGCCGCACCCGTACGCCCGAGCTGTTCGCCGCCGCCCGGACGACCCTGGTGCAGCGCGGGGACGCGGGCACGGGCTGGTCGCTCGCCTGGAAGATCAACTTCTGGGCGCGGCTCCAGGAGGGCGAGCGTTCCCATCAGTTGCTGTCCGACCTGCTCACACCCGAGCGGACCGCGCCCAACCTGTTCGATCTGCATCCGCCGTTCCAGATCGACGGCAACTTCGGTGCCACGGCCAGGATCACGGAATGGTTCGTGCAGAGCCAGCACGATGAGGTGCAGCTGCTGCCCGCACTGCCGCCGGGCCTGCCGAACGGCAGTGTCCGGGGTCTGTTGGCGCGCGGCGGCTTCGAGGTCGATGTGACCTGGGCGGGCGGCGTACTGACCGAGGCGGTGCTGCGGGCGCGGGCGAGCGGGCCCGCGCGGCTCCGTACTGCACGCGCCGTGACGGTGACGACGTCCACCGGGGTACAGGTGCCGGTCACGCGTCCGGAGTCCGGTGTCACGGCCTTCACCGCGGTGACGGGCACGCACTATCGAATCCGCCCCGCGCAGTAGGCCATCGCATCTGCTCCCGCGTGCGTCACACGGGAGCAGGTGCACGTCCGGCCCGGCGGGCTCGCGCCCTCGCTACTGCTGGTACGACTCGACCTCGTCGATCGGGCGCGCCCGGGCGTCCGCCGGGTCCTCGCCCGCCTCGACACGCGCACGGCGCTGGCGGAGCAGGTCCCAGCACTGATCGAGGCGCTGTTCCAACTGCTCCAGCCTGGCCCGCTCGGCGGCGTCCAGACCCGAGCCGGGCGCCTGGGAGCGGAGCTGGTGCTCCTCCGCGACCAGGGCGTCGATCGTCTGAAGAATGTCATCCGGCATCGTGTGCTCCTCGGAGTGACGTGTCATGGGGGAGATCGCGGTCGCCCTCTTCACGACTGTAGCCCTCCCCCGGGCACCGGACGCGGTCGGCGGCGGCCGGGCGGGAACGCACCATGAGGTCTCGCGCCGACCCCTACGGTGGCCACCGTGCACCCGACGCTCTCCACCGCACCCCGACCGGGCCCGAGCATCCGACTCCCGACGCAGTTGACCTCAAGTTTGGTTGAGGTCCTAGCTTTGTCCGTGCGCCCCGGGCCATGCCGGCCGACGGGATCCGAGCGCCGGCCCACACTCTCCGGAGGCACCGCCCATGGACATGGAAGTCACCGCGTGGACATCGCTGCACAGCGCGATGAACGCCCAGGAGGACAGGAGGCCGTTCTCCCGGGCCACCCTCCGCCGCATCGGCGCATTCGCCCGGCCCCATCGCGGCGAGGTCTACCGGTTCCTGCTGCTGAGCGTGATCACCGCCCTGCTCGCCGTCGCCACGCCGGTGCTCGCGGGGCGGGTCGTGGACGCGATCGTCAAGGGACATGACTCGGGCACGGTCACCCGCCTCGCTCTGCTGATCGCCGTCATCGCGGTCGCGGAGGCCGGGCTCGGTCTGCTCACCCGCCGTCTGTCGGCGACGCTCGGCGAGGGCCTGATCCTCGATCTGCGGACGGCGGTCTTCGACCACGTGCAGCGGATGCCGGTCGCGTTCTTCACCCGGACCCGCACCGGCGCACTCGTCAGCCGGCTCAACAACGACGTCATCGGAGCGCAGCGGGCGTTCAGCAACACGCTTTCCGGTGTGGTCTCCAACCTCGTGACCCTGTTGCTCACCCTCGCCGTGATGGTGAGCATTTCCTGGCAGATCACCCTGCTCGCGCTCGTTCTGCTGCCGGTGTTCGTCATCCCCGCCCGCCGTATGGGTGCCCGGATGGCCCGGCTCCAGCGTGAGGCCGCGCAGCACAACGCCGCCATGGGGACCCAGATGACCGAGCGTTTCTCCGCCCCCGGCGCGACGCTGGTCAAGCTGTTCGGCCGGCCCGCCGACGAGTCGGCCGAGTTCGCCGCCCGAGCCCGCCGGGTGCGGGACATCGGCATCCGTACCGCCATGGCCCAGTCCGTCTTCATCACCGCGCTCACCCTGGTGTCCGCGCTGGCGCTCGCCCTGGTCTACGGGCTCGGCGGCTACTACGCGCTCCGCGGCACTCTGGAGCCGGGCGCCGTGGTGGCCCTCGCACTGCTCCTCACCCGCCTCTACGCCCCGCTGACCGCACTGGCCGGCGCGCGGGTGGAGGTGATGAGCGCCCTGGTCAGCTTCGAGCGGGTCTTCGAGGTCCTCGATCTGAAGCCGCTGATCGCCGAGAAGCCGGACGCCCGCCGCGTACCGGACGGGCCCGTGTCGGTGGAGTTCGACGGCGTGCGCTTCGGCTACCCCTCCGCCGACAAGGTCTCTCTCGCCTCGCTCGAAGAGGTGGCCACGCTCGACTCCCGCGGTGGCACGGAGGTGCTGCACGACGTCTCGTTCCGCGCCGAACCCGGACGGATGGTCGCCCTGGTCGGCTCGTCCGGCGCGGGCAAGTCGACGATCGCTCAGCTCCTGCCGAGGCTCTACGACGCGGACGCGGGCTCGGTACGTCTGAACGGCATCGACGTGCGCGACCTGACCGCGGACTCGATCCGCGACACCATCGGCATGGTCACCCAGGACGGCCACCTCTTCCACGAGTCCGTCCGGGCCAATCTGCTGCTCGCCCGGCCGGACGCCTCCGAGGACGACATCTGGGACGCACTGCGGCGTTCGCGTCTCGACGGACTCGTGGCCTCACTGCCCGACGGTCTGGACACCGTCGTGGGCGAGCGCGGCTACCGTCTCTCCGGCGGAGAACGTCAACGGCTCACGATCGCCCGCCTTCTGCTGGCCCGTCAGCGGGTCGTCATCCTCGACGAGGCGACCGCACATCTCGACTCCACCTCGGAAGCGGCCGTCCAGGAAGCGCTGGCGGAGGCGCTGGAGGGGCGTACCGCCGTCGTGATCGCCCACCGGCTCTCCACCGTACGGGCGGCCGATCTGATCCTCGTGGTCGAGGACGGCAGGGTCGTCGAACGGGGCACCCACAGCGAGCTGCTGGCCGAGGGCGGCCGCTACGAGCAGTTGTACCGGACGCAGTTCGACCGCCCGGGCACCGCGGAGGCGCAGCCGGTCCGCTGAACCGGCGGACGCGCCGTCAGTCCTTGACGACGTTCCCGTTCTCGTCGACGACGACCGTGCTCCAGTACTTGTCCCACTTGTCGTCGACGTGCTCGGGAACCTTGCCCTTCGGGTAGCGGACGTATCCCTTGGGCGGTTCCTCGTCGTCGGGGACACAGGCGCTGCCGGTGGTGCCCCCGACGGCCTTGACCGGATACTCGCCGTTGCTGCAGATGGCGTCCTCCATCGAGCAGCCGGTGACCAGGAAGGCCGCGGCCACCCCCGCCGCGGCAAGGGAGGAGTACCGGAGTCGTCGGTGCTTCAGCATTCTCAAGAGCCTCTCTCGTCGGTCCGATCAGTCTGTCCGTGAACGCGGTGCCCTTGATGAGTACGCGTACTCAACTGCGATGGGTAGGCGACCGGGGGCCGGCCGGAACGGGCTCCCCTTCCGTCGGGTTCTGTCATTCGGTGATCTCGTCCCCTCATGTCCTTGCGGATCGACTGGCATATTCGCTTCCATGGGCGCCATGACAAGTGAAGAGTTGCCGTCCGGCAACAGATCGGCCTCCACGGGACCCCTCGACACGCAGTACGCCGTCGGCGACGTCTGGGTCGTCGTAGCCCGGGGCGAGGTCGATCTCAACAATCTCCCGCCGCTCACCGAAGCCCTCACCCAGGCAGCCGAAACGCATGCCACGGTCGTCCTCGACGCCTCCGGCATCACCTTCGCCGACTCCACGTTCCTCAACCTGCTCCTGCGCATCCACCAGGCCACCGACCTGCGCATCGCGGCGCCGGGCCCGCAACTGGAGCGCCTTCTCGACCTGACCGGCGCCGACGGGGTCCTCGATCTCCGGCCGTCGGTCGACGAGGCCACCACGCGATAAGGGGCACCCGCGCCACGCGGCCGGTGGGCCCCACGGGATTGCCCAACCAGATCTCACGGGCCTGCGGGGAGTGCGACAGTGGAAGGCGGGTAGAGGCCGCCACAGTTATGTGTGGCGTGAATGTTGTGGGACATGGTGTGGGACACAGGGGCCGTGAATGATGGATACGGGGGCCGATGGCAGTGCGACGGACGCCGTCGCCCGCAAACCCGCCGCCTGGGCCGGCGCCGCGTACGACGGCGCACCGGGCTCCATCGCAGCGGCCCGGCACTTCGCCGCCCATTTCCTGACCCGGCTCCAGGTCCGGCACGGCATCGCCGTCGCGCGTGACGCCGTCGGCGCCGTCCAGCTGGTCGTCAGCGAGCTGATCACCAACGCCTGCAAGTACGCCCCCGGCCCCTCCTCGCTGAGCCTGGAGCTCGCCGGACGGGTACTGGAGATCACCGTGTCGGACTCCAGCCCCGCGCTGCCGCTCGTGCGAGGCCCCGAACCCACCCGTGTCGGCCAGCACGGCCTCGAGATCGTCATGGCGCTGTCCGAGGGCTTCCAGGTGCAGCGGGAACCTTTCGGCAAGAGGATCAAGGTCCGGGTGCCGCTCGTGCCCGGCTCGCCCTGACCTTCCCGGGCCGCCGAGCCGAAGGAAATCCACCCAGGTCGCCGCACCCCCATATGTGTACGGGGCATGGAGATGCAGGGATCGGGCAGCCGGTCCACTATCAGGGGCAATTGGGCGTTTGTGGCGGACAAGGAGACCTGCCGTGCTGATGGCTCACCCTGCGGTTCTGAAGAACCTGATCGACCGGTACGAAACGCTGAGGACGCTGCACGCCGAGACCGGCAGCGCCCGGGTCCGGCAGCGGATGGACGACATCGCCTACACCCTGTGCGTCTCCACGGGCACCCGCGATGTGACGGCCGCGCTCATCGCGGCCCGCCGTCAACTCCCCGGCGCCTGCCCTGAGGGCGAGTCGCTCGTCGTGAGCTGATCCGCCCGCGCCCTCGTCAGAACTCGATGCTGTCCGTACCTCGGATCTCCACGTTCATGTTGCGGTCCATCATCCGCAGCGCCGCTTCGGCCAGATCGGCATGGATGTGCGCGACGGCGTCGTCCGGCACCGTCACCCGCAGATGCCGGATGTGGGCGTCCAGGGCCGAGTACAGCACGCATTGCTCGGTGACCTGACCGCACAGGACGATGTGGTCGACGCCGAGCTGGCCCAGCAGATAGGACAGCGGAGTCTCGAAGAAGATCGAGTGACGTGCTTTGACGACGAACAGCGACTCGTCATCGGGCTTCAGCGGTTCGACCAGGTCCGCGTGGGGGCCCGACAGAGCGGCTTCGAGGAGCTCGCCGTGGTGGGAGCGCCACTGCCCGAAGTTGTCGTTGACGTAGATGACCGGGACCTTGTGCTCCCGGGCGCGTTCGATCAGTCGCACCACCGCGGGGACGGCCTGCTCGGCGGACGGGATGAGCAGATCCGCGTCGCGGTGATCGTAGGTGTTGATCATGTCGATCACGATGACGGCACGGTTGCCCAGGCTCTCCGTGGTGGTCATGGTGTCCATGGTTCCACTCCCGTCATGATCATGCAGGGGCCGCGGGCGTGCTCGTCGCGGCTGCGGGAACAGGTCGAGTTATGGCTGTAGATCACCGGCAGGCACCGGTCCTGGAAGCACTGGCGCGATACCACGAGACCGATGAGCTCGCATTCACGCCACCCGGTCACAAGCAGGCCCGCGGCGCGGACCCCGAAGTGCGGCGCGTCCTCGGCGACGCGGTCTTCTTCGGCGACGTCCTGGCCATCGGCGGCCTGGACGACCGGCGGATGCGGGGCTCCGTCCTCCAGCGGGCCGAGCGGCTGATGGCCGACGCCGTGCACGCGGACCACACCTTCTTCTCCACCTGCGGCAGCTCCCTCTCGGTGAAGGCCGCCATGCTGACGGTCGCCTCGCCCCACGAGAAGCTCCTCGTCGGCCGCGACGCCCACAAATCCGTCGTCTCCGGCCTGATCCTTTGCGGTATCGAGCCCGTCTGGGTGGAGCCCCAGTGGGACCCGGTGCGACACCTCGCACACCCTCCGTCCGCGGAGGCCTTCGAGAAGGCGTTCCAGGAGCATCCCGATGCCCGCGGAGCCCTGGTCACCAGTCCCACGCCGTACGGCGCCGCGGGCGACCTGCGCGCCATCGCGGAGGTGTGTCACCGCAGGTCCCGGCCGCTCGTGGTCGACGAGGCGTGGGGAGCGCATCTTCCGTTCCACCACGACCTGCCGTCGTGGGCGATGGACGCCGGCGCGGACATCTGCGTCACCAGCATCCACAAGATGGGCAGCGGGCTGGAACAGGGCTCGGTCTTCCATCTTCAGGGCGACCTGATCGATCCGGCCGACCTCGCCTCCCGGGCCGATCTGCTGGGCACCACGAGCCCGTCGGTGCTGCTCTACGCGGGCGTAGACGGCTGGCGGCGCCAGATGGCCCTGCACGGCACGGCTCTGCTGTCGAAGGCGCTGGACCTCGCCGCCGAGGTCCGGGCGGCGATCGAACGCGTAGACGGCCTCCACGTCAACGACGAGCGCGACTTCTGCGGCCCCGGGCTGGCCGTCGAGTTCGATCCCCTGCCGGTGGTCATCGACCTCCAGGCACTGGACACCACCGGATACCGGGCCGCCGACTGGCTTCGTGAGCACCACCACCTGGACATGCATGTGGTCGATCACCGCCGCATCAGCGCCCAGCTCACCCACGCGGACGACGCATCCACCACCCGGGCCCTGTTGGACGCGCTGGCCGACCTCGTCCGGCACGCACCGGAGCTGCGGCCCGCGCCGCGCGTGGCCGTGCCCGAGCCCGGCGAGCTGCGCCTGGAGCAGGCGTGCCTGCCCCGTGACGCCTTCTTCTCCCGCACCGAGGATGTCGCCCTCGACGCGGCGGAGGGCCGGGTGGCGGCGGAGATGCTCACGCCGTACCCGCCCGGCATCCCTGCCGTACTGCCCGGCGAGCGGCTCACCCGACCCGTGCTGCGCTACCTGCGCACCGGCATCGACGCGGGCATGAACGTGCCGGACGCCGCCGACAGGCGGCTGCAGACCGTACGCGTCATGGCGGGCGACGACGCCTGACGCGAGAGCCGAACGGATGGTCGGCCCGATCACCCGGAGTGCCGGTCACGTCGCGGGGAACACGGTCGACACATCGAAGGTGGCGCCGGGCCCGGCCACGAGTCCGGGCCGACGGCGCGCAGGAGAGGAGTGGCCGTCATGGCTTCTGACGACGTGGTGGAACTGATCCTCGAGGACCACCGGAGCATGGAGGACCTGTTCCGCCGGATGCGCAGTGTGGACGAGGACCGCGCGAAGGCGCTGCGGGAGTTCTCCGCACTCCTCGTCGCGCATGCCGAGGCGGAGGAGTCCGAGGTCTACCCGGCACTGAAGCGGTACAAGGACATCGACAACGACGAGGTCGAGCACGGCTCGGAGGAGCACGACGAGGGCCATGAGGCGCTGCTGCACCTGCTGGAGGTCGAGGACACGGGCGGCGAGGAGTGGGACGAGAAGCTGGAGGAGCTGTCCGAGGCCGTCGCGCACCACCTCGACGAGGAGGAGCGCACGCTGCTGAACGACGCCCGGGAGAACGTGGCCGACGATCGCCGCACCGAACTCGGCAGGGCGTTCCTGAAGGCGAGGGCCGACCAGCTGGCGTCCGACTGCGGCGACATCGAGAACGTACGCCGTCTCGTCCGGGGCTGAGCCTCGCCCGGGGCCGGCGTCGGGCCCTTCGACGCGGGGCTGAGCCTCGTCGGGGGCCGCGGGCGGCCGCCTCGACGCGGCCGCCCCTCGGCCGCCCGTGCCGGCCTCGAGGCGCCCGCCCGGCCCCGGCTCCCCGGCGCCCGTCAGGAACCCGGCGGCAGCGCCGTGTGATCGGGGTGCCGCGGGGTCCGGCGGGCCTCCTTCATCTCGGCCTCGTACAGATGGTCACGGCCCTCGGCGAGCTGATCGCGCACCTGACGCTCGACGTCCTGGAACGGCCGGTAGTAGGTCTCGTTGTAGGCCTCGACGATCTGGAAGGTCCAGTGGCCGGGAATGACATTCCGGCCCAGGATCTCCCGCTCGACGAGATCGGCCAGGCGATCGTGGCCGGCTTCGCGCAGGAGACGGACGGCGTCGTCGAGCTGCAGGTCCGCCGAGCCGGTCAGCTGATGGAATCCGTACAGATGCCCGCGCGCCCGCTCCGTGGTCTCCAGCGCCTTCGACAAGGCACCCAGCGCCTCGACCGTCTTGTCACTCATGCCCACCGGGCGCCGGTGCGCCGCGTCGGGGCCGTCGTTCCGTTCGTCACTCACCCTTCACGTGTCCCCTGCCGCCATCGCCGTATGTTCGGCACTTCGGGTGGTCTTCGCTGCGGGCCGGGCAGCACAGGGGGTCCGAGGAGCAAGCCCACGCACCGGCCGGTCGGCGCCTGCCAAGGCCCCGGAAATATTTCTCCTACGGCAACTGGAGAATTAGCCTCCACGGCCGCAATAATTTTGGCCGCCATTTCCCGGCGACAAGCAACGTCACGAGCACTCTCGGCGCCACCGTGCTAATGTTGATCTCAGTTGCAGTTGTGGTTCCCAAAGACTTCAAGTGCCCTCAGCGGTTTTCTGAACCGGCGAGAGCACTTTTGCATTTCCGGTCCTCCGGAACGGGGCAATCATCACGGCGACTCGAGGTCCGCACAGTGCGGTCCTCTGGGCAACGCCCCGAAGGAGATATGACATGGCCAGTGGCACCGTGAAGTGGTTCAACGCGGAAAAGGGTTTCGGCTTCATCGAGCAGGACGGTGGCGGCGCTGACGTCTTCGCCCACTACTCGAACATCGCCACCCAGGGCTTCCGTGAGCTTCAGGAAGGCCAGAAGGTGAACTTCGACGTCACGCAGGGCCAGAAGGGCCCGCAGGCCGAGAACATCGTTCCCGCCTGACGCTGACACGTACGACGCAGCTGGGGCCCGCACCTTGGGGTGCGGGCCCCAGCTCGTTGCTTTTCGCAGCATCTGCACGCGGGCGCCATGCGGGGCCGATCCGGCCCCCGGCAGCCCGCAGCGGGTGAACGCGCCTCCATGGCGAAAGGCCCGACCGGGTCCGTTCAGCCCGCACTTTCCCTGCCTTCAGGCGAATTCTCGCCTCCCGCAGACAGACGAGGCAGCCGTATTCCCCCTGTTTCGCTCCATCTTTTTCCGGTCCGTTCCTGCGAATCTCCGCGCGGCATGCCGCTGCCGGAATTCCTCGATACGTACCGCATCGAGGAAGGTTCTTCATGAACCGCACGACTCGCACGAACGACCGCTACTCCCGCACCAGCGGCGGCTCCGGCAGGGGCGGCTACCGCTCCCAGACCGGCGGCCGCTCGGGTGCTCCCAACCGCTCCGGCGCCCCCAACCGCTCCGGCGGCTACGGACGTCGACCGGCCGCGCTCCAGGGCGAGTTCGCTCTCCCGGTGACGATCACCCCGGCGCTGCCCCCGGCCGCGGCCTTCTCGGACCTGGACATGCCGGCTCCCCTGATGGCCGCGCTGACCGCGGAAGGCATGAGCGTGCCGTTCC is a genomic window containing:
- a CDS encoding peptidylprolyl isomerase, producing MTIKVYFDISINDAPAGRIEFDLFDDVVPKTAENFRALATGEKGYGYKGAPFHRVIPQFMLQGGDFTAGNGTGGRSIYGAKFEDENFQLKHDRPFLLSMANSGPNSNGSQFFITTIPTPWLDGKHVVFGEVTSGQDLVTKIESYGSQNGRTSASIAITESGTL
- a CDS encoding AzlD domain-containing protein → MTMTTLWIAIAATALVSFAFKAVGPVVLGGRELPDRARSVIALLAPALLAGFVLVETVGPGWRDLDLTLLAGLGVALGLRLLRVPLVVSLLAAVVVTALLRLWV
- a CDS encoding AzlC family ABC transporter permease, producing the protein MNAARFREGMAVGSGLAMAAFALAVSFGALSQTQDWGTVAPIVCSVIVFSGSAQFALLATLGAGGGVVTAVAAAALINSRFLPMGIAVAGDLRGGPVRRSLEGQTVVDGSWVAAHRGGGRFDRDLLLGATAVQWPAWIGGTVVGVVLAPDADLLHTLGLDVLTPAFFVALLLDEVRKERANRAAAVLGAVVAGVLVIFLPTGPALIGSASAALIALFVPRKTSGSRAGTPGEAEPAGAEAKAETGSDETGSAETESAETEDAAR
- a CDS encoding CGNR zinc finger domain-containing protein, producing MNEEGPATTADVAMIGGHPVLDFVNTVAWRHDDARRADRVNGADGWARWGVAAGVLRSGATAGQDADEPALLALVELREALWAVLDALVDDRPLPRPAWDSVRRALVEARATAALPPTLPLRWQPAPPGLAALRGTLALQAEQLLASDDLRRIHRCAGPGCGWFFLDRSRAGTRRWCSSGDCGNRDRARRHYARKHPSAGPQGSKAP
- a CDS encoding glycosyl hydrolase family 95 catalytic domain-containing protein, whose product is MPRTNQLLRDLFDAVTGAAEVLGVDADFRTQARSARARLAVMKVGAHGQLQEWQQDWDAGAPERQHRHISHLYGLHPSNQISRTRTPELFAAARTTLVQRGDAGTGWSLAWKINFWARLQEGERSHQLLSDLLTPERTAPNLFDLHPPFQIDGNFGATARITEWFVQSQHDEVQLLPALPPGLPNGSVRGLLARGGFEVDVTWAGGVLTEAVLRARASGPARLRTARAVTVTTSTGVQVPVTRPESGVTAFTAVTGTHYRIRPAQ
- a CDS encoding DUF2630 family protein; this encodes MPDDILQTIDALVAEEHQLRSQAPGSGLDAAERARLEQLEQRLDQCWDLLRQRRARVEAGEDPADARARPIDEVESYQQ
- a CDS encoding ABC transporter ATP-binding protein encodes the protein MDMEVTAWTSLHSAMNAQEDRRPFSRATLRRIGAFARPHRGEVYRFLLLSVITALLAVATPVLAGRVVDAIVKGHDSGTVTRLALLIAVIAVAEAGLGLLTRRLSATLGEGLILDLRTAVFDHVQRMPVAFFTRTRTGALVSRLNNDVIGAQRAFSNTLSGVVSNLVTLLLTLAVMVSISWQITLLALVLLPVFVIPARRMGARMARLQREAAQHNAAMGTQMTERFSAPGATLVKLFGRPADESAEFAARARRVRDIGIRTAMAQSVFITALTLVSALALALVYGLGGYYALRGTLEPGAVVALALLLTRLYAPLTALAGARVEVMSALVSFERVFEVLDLKPLIAEKPDARRVPDGPVSVEFDGVRFGYPSADKVSLASLEEVATLDSRGGTEVLHDVSFRAEPGRMVALVGSSGAGKSTIAQLLPRLYDADAGSVRLNGIDVRDLTADSIRDTIGMVTQDGHLFHESVRANLLLARPDASEDDIWDALRRSRLDGLVASLPDGLDTVVGERGYRLSGGERQRLTIARLLLARQRVVILDEATAHLDSTSEAAVQEALAEALEGRTAVVIAHRLSTVRAADLILVVEDGRVVERGTHSELLAEGGRYEQLYRTQFDRPGTAEAQPVR
- a CDS encoding SCO0607 family lipoprotein; its protein translation is MLKHRRLRYSSLAAAGVAAAFLVTGCSMEDAICSNGEYPVKAVGGTTGSACVPDDEEPPKGYVRYPKGKVPEHVDDKWDKYWSTVVVDENGNVVKD
- a CDS encoding STAS domain-containing protein, coding for MTSEELPSGNRSASTGPLDTQYAVGDVWVVVARGEVDLNNLPPLTEALTQAAETHATVVLDASGITFADSTFLNLLLRIHQATDLRIAAPGPQLERLLDLTGADGVLDLRPSVDEATTR
- a CDS encoding ATP-binding protein gives rise to the protein MDTGADGSATDAVARKPAAWAGAAYDGAPGSIAAARHFAAHFLTRLQVRHGIAVARDAVGAVQLVVSELITNACKYAPGPSSLSLELAGRVLEITVSDSSPALPLVRGPEPTRVGQHGLEIVMALSEGFQVQREPFGKRIKVRVPLVPGSP
- a CDS encoding DUF5133 domain-containing protein; this encodes MLMAHPAVLKNLIDRYETLRTLHAETGSARVRQRMDDIAYTLCVSTGTRDVTAALIAARRQLPGACPEGESLVVS
- a CDS encoding cysteine hydrolase family protein, which codes for MTTTESLGNRAVIVIDMINTYDHRDADLLIPSAEQAVPAVVRLIERAREHKVPVIYVNDNFGQWRSHHGELLEAALSGPHADLVEPLKPDDESLFVVKARHSIFFETPLSYLLGQLGVDHIVLCGQVTEQCVLYSALDAHIRHLRVTVPDDAVAHIHADLAEAALRMMDRNMNVEIRGTDSIEF